From Actinoplanes oblitus, a single genomic window includes:
- a CDS encoding M15 family metallopeptidase: MLTRLLAAALLLTPAVPARAATPLPPAHIVLAPAVAGRTASPLPPGHIVRPGDTLATIAGHYHLRVADLRRWNGLSPGQEPHPDAAILLSGTGREWPAWASRVEPVTATEANGDPLKKCPVPATDLRRVWVKYLDFDGVVRDGNLIVHHSIVPATQRAFGLLYAWHFPIVGMAPALSFPDRTVLTSGYECRNVAGTTKWSQHAYGLAIDVNPRQNPMIRGTYLDPPHSEPWIPRLPYRTGMIHDNGAELAFTTNGFAWGGRWHSLKDYMHFSPTNL; this comes from the coding sequence GTGCTGACCCGTCTGCTCGCCGCCGCCCTCCTGCTCACACCGGCGGTACCCGCCCGGGCCGCGACCCCGCTGCCGCCCGCGCACATCGTTCTCGCACCGGCGGTGGCCGGCCGGACCGCGTCCCCGCTGCCGCCCGGGCACATCGTTCGTCCTGGCGACACCCTGGCCACGATCGCCGGCCACTACCATCTCCGGGTCGCCGACCTGCGCCGCTGGAACGGCCTCTCCCCGGGCCAGGAGCCGCACCCGGACGCCGCGATCCTGCTGTCCGGCACCGGCCGCGAGTGGCCGGCCTGGGCCAGCCGCGTCGAGCCGGTCACCGCCACCGAGGCGAACGGCGACCCGCTGAAGAAGTGCCCGGTCCCGGCCACCGACCTGCGCCGCGTCTGGGTGAAGTACCTGGACTTCGACGGCGTGGTCCGCGACGGCAACCTGATCGTCCATCACTCGATCGTCCCGGCGACCCAGCGCGCGTTCGGCCTGCTCTACGCCTGGCACTTCCCGATCGTGGGCATGGCCCCCGCCCTGAGCTTCCCCGACCGCACCGTCCTGACCAGCGGCTACGAGTGCCGCAACGTGGCCGGCACGACAAAGTGGTCCCAGCACGCGTACGGCCTGGCCATCGACGTCAACCCCCGCCAGAACCCGATGATCCGCGGCACCTACCTGGACCCGCCGCACAGCGAACCCTGGATCCCCCGCCTCCCCTACCGCACCGGCATGATCCACGACAACGGCGCCGAACTGGCCTTCACCACCAACGGCTTCGCCTGGGGTGGCCGGTGGCACTCACTGAAGGACTACATGCACTTCAGCCCCACCAACCTGTGA
- a CDS encoding MBL fold metallo-hydrolase has product MLGLAVYNTVTACSSSAPPSEAAPTGNAPASAGSAANNAFPAGWKRVNLGFVSAYLLLRGKEVAVIDTGTPGSAESIHTGLKAAGADWAAVKHVIITHYHPDHAGSVDEIFPQVKSAFYAGAGDAGNIVSDADIKPLDEGDDVFGLRVVNTPGHTAGHISILDTSTGTLVAGDALRTQNGLEGSDPQFTADETAAIASVKKLAGLDIKAILPGHGEPLTSGAKEALQKLAASL; this is encoded by the coding sequence GTGCTCGGGCTCGCCGTCTACAACACCGTCACCGCCTGTTCCAGCTCGGCACCGCCGTCGGAGGCGGCGCCGACCGGGAACGCGCCGGCCAGCGCGGGAAGCGCCGCGAATAATGCCTTCCCGGCCGGCTGGAAACGCGTCAATCTCGGCTTCGTCTCGGCCTATCTGCTGCTCCGCGGCAAGGAGGTGGCCGTGATTGACACCGGCACGCCCGGCTCCGCCGAGTCGATCCACACCGGCCTGAAGGCGGCGGGCGCCGACTGGGCCGCCGTCAAGCACGTGATCATCACGCACTACCACCCGGATCACGCGGGCAGCGTGGACGAGATATTCCCGCAGGTCAAGAGCGCTTTCTACGCCGGCGCGGGGGATGCCGGGAACATCGTCTCGGACGCCGACATCAAGCCGCTCGACGAGGGCGACGACGTCTTCGGGCTGCGGGTGGTCAACACGCCGGGGCACACGGCCGGGCACATCTCGATCCTCGACACGTCAACCGGCACGCTGGTCGCCGGCGACGCACTGCGTACCCAAAACGGTTTGGAAGGCTCCGACCCGCAGTTCACCGCGGACGAGACGGCCGCGATCGCCTCGGTGAAGAAACTGGCCGGCCTCGACATCAAGGCGATTCTGCCCGGGCACGGCGAACCACTCACCTCAGGCGCGAAGGAGGCATTGCAGAAATTGGCGGCGTCGCTCTGA
- a CDS encoding VOC family protein: protein MTSVVNHITVDCVGDPYDLARFWSLVTGNPLSDDDQPGDPEACVIPPAGTGPLMLFVRVSDAKTVKNRMHVDVKPTDRTRDEEVARLRDAGARLVSDQRRPDGTGWVVLADPEGNEFCVERSDAERSAHPAT from the coding sequence GTGACTTCTGTCGTCAACCACATCACCGTCGACTGCGTCGGCGACCCGTACGACCTGGCGCGGTTCTGGAGCCTGGTCACCGGCAACCCGCTGAGCGATGACGATCAACCGGGCGATCCGGAGGCCTGCGTGATCCCGCCGGCCGGCACCGGCCCCCTGATGCTCTTCGTCCGGGTGTCCGACGCCAAGACGGTGAAGAACCGGATGCACGTGGACGTCAAACCCACCGATCGCACCCGCGACGAGGAGGTCGCCCGCCTCCGGGACGCCGGCGCCCGCCTGGTGTCCGACCAGCGCAGGCCGGACGGCACCGGCTGGGTCGTGCTCGCCGACCCCGAGGGCAACGAGTTCTGCGTCGAGCGCTCCGACGCCGAACGCTCCGCCCACCCGGCCACCTGA
- a CDS encoding TrmB family transcriptional regulator — MPVQRLVGHLCELGFSPYEARCYAGLLGAGALTGYAVAKRTGVPQPKVYETLRRLVARGAAEQFPGPPTRFTAVDPKLVLDRLASAHAASIAGARAAAADVDGTT; from the coding sequence ATGCCGGTCCAGCGCCTGGTGGGGCACCTGTGCGAGCTGGGATTCTCTCCGTACGAGGCACGCTGTTACGCCGGGCTGCTCGGCGCCGGCGCGCTGACCGGTTACGCGGTCGCCAAGCGCACCGGTGTTCCGCAACCCAAGGTGTACGAGACCCTGCGCCGCCTGGTCGCCCGCGGCGCCGCCGAGCAGTTCCCCGGCCCGCCGACCCGGTTCACCGCCGTCGACCCGAAGCTGGTGCTGGACCGGTTGGCCAGCGCTCATGCCGCCTCGATAGCGGGTGCGCGGGCGGCGGCCGCCGACGTGGACGGCACTACCTAA
- a CDS encoding DUF998 domain-containing protein, which yields MSVSPLAIVAALLLLVYLAIFAALHLTYTGYSAIRNAVSDYGVGRTAGQFRVAVIANSLGILALTGALAGEFGRRPVATADYVILLLIPVTRLAMAFFPTDVPGERVTTIGRIHLLLAIASFTFVYLSVANLTPYLSDIASGVTGHLLVGLRWLTAAGLAGVVVTMVVPALRRVFGLAERIFLLSSNLWFFVVALELAVR from the coding sequence GTGTCCGTGAGTCCGCTGGCGATCGTCGCCGCCCTGCTGCTTCTCGTCTATCTGGCCATCTTCGCGGCCCTGCACCTGACGTACACCGGGTACAGCGCGATCCGCAACGCGGTCAGCGACTACGGCGTCGGCCGCACCGCCGGCCAGTTCCGCGTCGCGGTGATCGCCAACAGCCTGGGCATCCTGGCCCTGACCGGGGCGCTGGCCGGGGAGTTCGGCCGCCGCCCGGTCGCCACCGCCGACTACGTGATCCTGCTGCTGATCCCGGTGACCCGGCTGGCGATGGCGTTCTTCCCCACCGACGTCCCGGGCGAGCGGGTGACCACCATCGGGCGGATCCACCTGCTGCTGGCGATCGCGTCGTTCACCTTCGTCTACCTGTCGGTGGCGAACCTGACGCCGTACCTGAGCGACATCGCCTCGGGGGTGACGGGTCACCTGCTGGTCGGCCTGCGGTGGCTCACGGCGGCCGGGCTGGCCGGGGTGGTGGTGACGATGGTGGTCCCGGCGCTGCGCCGGGTGTTCGGGCTGGCGGAGCGGATCTTCCTGCTCAGCAGCAACCTGTGGTTCTTCGTGGTCGCCCTGGAACTCGCGGTCCGCTGA